Proteins encoded within one genomic window of Chitinivibrionales bacterium:
- the pyrH gene encoding UMP kinase yields MLKPVYKRILLKLSGEALAGTKGFGVDQGVISQIAGEIKEITKAGVQTGIVIGAGNIFRGAAAEDLDRTAADTIGMIATIINSLFLKQYLEKAGLSACVMSAIPIPKAAEYYVAETAIRHLENGSVVIVAGGTGNPFFTTDTAAALRCAEIKADVLLKATKVDGVYDSDPVKNKKAKKFDTISHAEALAKNLKVMDAAALSLCMENNIPIIVFKLLERGNLRKCVEGSPIGTIVKKGE; encoded by the coding sequence ATGCTGAAACCTGTTTACAAAAGAATACTCCTCAAACTTTCCGGTGAAGCGCTTGCCGGCACCAAGGGCTTTGGCGTTGACCAAGGCGTGATCAGCCAAATCGCAGGCGAAATCAAGGAAATCACCAAGGCCGGCGTCCAAACCGGCATTGTGATCGGCGCCGGAAACATCTTCCGCGGCGCCGCTGCCGAAGACCTCGACCGCACTGCCGCCGATACCATCGGCATGATCGCCACCATCATCAATTCCCTCTTTCTTAAGCAATATTTGGAAAAAGCAGGGCTTAGCGCCTGCGTCATGAGCGCTATTCCCATCCCCAAGGCCGCTGAATACTACGTTGCCGAGACCGCAATTCGGCACCTTGAAAACGGCAGCGTGGTGATCGTCGCGGGCGGCACCGGAAATCCTTTCTTTACAACCGACACTGCGGCCGCGTTGCGCTGCGCGGAAATAAAAGCCGACGTGCTGCTCAAGGCCACGAAAGTGGACGGCGTGTACGACAGCGATCCGGTCAAAAACAAAAAGGCGAAGAAATTCGACACCATCTCGCACGCGGAGGCGCTCGCGAAAAACCTCAAGGTCATGGATGCTGCCGCCCTGTCGCTGTGCATGGAGAACAACATCCCGATCATCGTTTTCAAACTGCTCGAACGCGGCAACCTCCGCAAATGCGTGGAGGGCTCGCCGATTGGAACCATTGTCAAAAAGGGAGAATGA
- the frr gene encoding ribosome recycling factor, translating into MGLSATIYAETDQRMKKTIENLKKDFSRIRTGRASATLLDGITVDYYGSPMPVSQTAAISIPDARMIMIQPWEKSMLGPIEKAIQASDLGLNPLNDGNVIRLPIPPLSEERRAELFKHCKKISEDCKVAVRNIRRDSNEKLKKAEKDKQVTQDEGKKGQDEIQKLTDKHIKSVDEMLVVKEKEIMEL; encoded by the coding sequence ATGGGATTAAGCGCAACCATTTACGCTGAAACCGACCAACGCATGAAGAAGACCATCGAAAACCTCAAGAAGGACTTTTCGCGCATCCGCACCGGCCGCGCGAGCGCAACGCTGCTCGACGGCATCACGGTCGACTACTACGGCTCACCCATGCCCGTGAGCCAGACCGCAGCCATCTCCATCCCTGACGCGCGCATGATCATGATCCAGCCGTGGGAAAAAAGCATGCTCGGCCCGATCGAAAAGGCGATCCAGGCCTCCGACCTCGGCCTCAACCCGCTCAACGACGGCAACGTGATCCGGCTGCCCATTCCGCCGCTGTCCGAGGAGCGCAGAGCCGAGCTCTTCAAGCACTGCAAGAAAATCAGCGAGGACTGCAAAGTGGCGGTGCGCAACATCAGACGCGACTCGAACGAAAAACTCAAAAAGGCCGAGAAAGACAAGCAGGTGACGCAGGATGAGGGCAAGAAGGGGCAGGATGAAATACAGAAATTGACGGATAAGCACATTAAGTCGGTTGATGAGATGCTGGTGGTGAAGGAGAAGGAGATAATGGAGCTGTAA
- a CDS encoding inositol monophosphatase family protein, translated as MNEIISTAGQAASAAADIIMKKFGKGGSYEKTKNNLVTEADLEAEEAIVALIEKKFPLHQVLAEERRENTDTLAGHLWIVDPLDGTNNYAHGIPHFCVSIAYAEKGEVMAGVIYDPVRNELFCAEKGKGAFLNDKKIAVSNTARLSESIITTGFYYDRGALMEKTIDTVRSLFKADIRGIRRLGSAALDLCWVACGRFDGHFEYKLSPWDFAAGMLIIKEAGGKCSDRDGRDLSLTSKSTIVSNGRIHDDFLRIASWKE; from the coding sequence ATGAACGAGATCATTTCAACTGCCGGCCAAGCCGCCAGCGCAGCTGCTGATATCATAATGAAAAAATTCGGAAAAGGCGGCTCGTATGAGAAGACGAAGAACAACCTTGTGACCGAAGCGGACCTTGAGGCCGAGGAGGCGATTGTCGCCCTGATTGAAAAAAAATTTCCCCTGCATCAAGTGCTTGCCGAGGAGCGCCGCGAAAACACGGACACGCTTGCCGGTCATCTCTGGATCGTCGATCCGCTCGACGGCACCAACAACTACGCGCACGGCATCCCCCATTTCTGCGTCTCCATCGCCTATGCGGAAAAAGGCGAGGTGATGGCGGGCGTGATTTACGATCCCGTGCGCAACGAACTTTTTTGTGCGGAAAAGGGAAAAGGAGCCTTTCTCAACGATAAAAAAATCGCCGTTTCGAACACCGCCAGGCTTTCCGAATCCATCATCACCACCGGTTTCTACTACGACCGCGGTGCCCTCATGGAAAAAACCATTGATACGGTCCGGTCGCTGTTCAAAGCCGACATTCGCGGCATACGGCGGCTCGGCAGCGCCGCGCTCGATTTGTGCTGGGTGGCATGCGGAAGGTTCGACGGGCATTTCGAGTACAAACTGTCACCGTGGGATTTCGCCGCCGGCATGCTTATAATAAAGGAGGCGGGGGGAAAATGCAGCGACAGGGATGGAAGAGATTTGAGCTTGACCTCAAAAAGTACGATAGTATCGAATGGAAGGATTCATGATGATTTCTTACGGATAGCAAGCTGGAAGGAATAA
- a CDS encoding sugar phosphate nucleotidyltransferase has translation MKVVIPVAGMGTRLQPHTFSTPKSLMHVAGKPILGHILDSIKGVAAEEVIFVTGPMGNKIRSYVKAHYNLKTKFIDQKEPLGLGHAISCAAPFFGPSAVLIVLGDTILDFDIKKFVNSETSVLGVKYVESGARQFGIAFTAKNGVVKKLVEKPDLESGLAVVGLYFVRDGRLLAATLATMVKNGEKTTAEYQLTDALQRMIDKGHIFSTAEIQGWFDCGGMKALLATNRYLLPRNSNAQTPRRVLNSNIVVPPVNIHESCEIDQSIIGPFVTIAEGAKINRCQIADSIIESNASVSQCVLENSIIGANAVLKGKKINLNLGDSSIVELG, from the coding sequence ATGAAAGTTGTCATTCCGGTAGCAGGCATGGGAACGCGGCTCCAACCGCATACGTTCAGCACTCCCAAGTCCCTGATGCACGTGGCGGGAAAACCGATTCTGGGGCATATCCTTGACAGCATCAAGGGCGTCGCCGCAGAGGAAGTCATATTCGTAACGGGCCCGATGGGCAACAAGATACGCTCTTATGTCAAGGCCCATTACAATTTGAAAACCAAGTTCATTGACCAGAAGGAGCCTTTGGGACTGGGACATGCCATCAGCTGCGCCGCGCCGTTTTTCGGCCCCTCTGCCGTGCTCATCGTGCTCGGCGACACCATTCTCGATTTTGACATCAAAAAATTCGTGAACTCGGAAACGTCGGTGCTCGGCGTGAAATACGTTGAAAGCGGTGCCCGGCAGTTCGGCATCGCGTTCACGGCGAAAAACGGGGTGGTGAAAAAGCTCGTTGAAAAACCGGATCTGGAATCCGGGCTTGCGGTCGTGGGGCTGTACTTCGTGCGCGACGGCAGGCTCCTTGCCGCCACCCTCGCCACCATGGTGAAAAACGGCGAAAAGACGACGGCGGAATACCAGCTCACCGACGCGCTCCAGCGCATGATTGACAAAGGGCATATTTTCTCGACGGCCGAGATCCAGGGATGGTTCGACTGCGGCGGCATGAAGGCGCTTCTGGCCACCAACCGGTACCTGCTCCCCCGCAACTCGAACGCCCAGACGCCCCGCCGCGTGCTCAACAGCAACATCGTGGTGCCGCCGGTCAACATCCATGAATCTTGCGAGATCGACCAGTCCATCATCGGGCCGTTCGTGACCATCGCCGAAGGCGCGAAAATCAACCGCTGCCAGATCGCGGACAGCATCATCGAGAGCAACGCGTCGGTGAGCCAGTGCGTCCTCGAAAACTCGATCATCGGCGCCAACGCGGTGCTCAAGGGAAAAAAGATCAACCTCAATCTCGGCGATTCCTCGATCGTCGAGCTCGGGTGA
- a CDS encoding Maf family protein produces MTSIFTSVWRNPDRPVILASQSPRRRDIMSLMGFDFEVMAPSVEDENVFFNGGTIGESLEALAAAKAQSVSVKKPSALVLGADTIVCVEKAVLGKPAGKAEAAEMLGRLSGRTHSVYTSVALLCAQCGFSARATGETKVVFCKLSASDIDDYLAREEYRDKAGAYAIQGRALVFIDRIEGCYYNVVGLPVQKTIALFTAYMTRKDAHHA; encoded by the coding sequence ATGACAAGTATATTTACCTCCGTGTGGAGAAACCCTGACCGGCCCGTTATTCTCGCCTCGCAATCTCCCCGGCGGCGCGACATCATGTCCCTCATGGGGTTCGACTTTGAGGTGATGGCGCCCTCGGTGGAAGACGAGAATGTTTTTTTCAACGGCGGGACCATCGGGGAATCGCTGGAGGCGCTCGCGGCCGCAAAGGCGCAGTCGGTTTCCGTGAAAAAGCCCTCGGCGCTGGTGCTCGGCGCCGACACCATAGTGTGCGTTGAAAAGGCGGTGCTCGGAAAACCCGCAGGCAAGGCGGAAGCCGCGGAAATGCTCGGACGGTTGTCGGGCAGGACGCATTCCGTGTACACCTCGGTGGCGCTGCTGTGCGCCCAATGCGGTTTTAGCGCCCGGGCAACCGGGGAGACAAAAGTGGTGTTCTGCAAACTGTCGGCCAGCGACATCGACGACTACCTGGCCCGCGAAGAGTACCGCGACAAGGCCGGCGCCTACGCCATCCAGGGCAGGGCCCTGGTGTTTATTGACAGAATAGAAGGATGCTATTACAACGTGGTGGGGCTGCCGGTGCAAAAGACCATCGCGCTCTTTACCGCCTATATGACCCGAAAGGACGCTCATCATGCCTGA
- a CDS encoding RodZ domain-containing protein — protein sequence MPDEPGAAEQQKPEPQQPELVGDLLRKERIARRVALETIAKDLKLDVKYVRALESNDYNNLPSAPYIRVYLRSVAKYLQLDPEAILKKFYEERGIHDEKFRKGSDTQIVITMVDKGNKREVKPWMVILAVIVALAIIVVLAKKMGTVTPETPAPKPAAAKPDTQHVAHAKPPAPDSSLDSLIGRLIPHDTAAAKAAAAADTQNKPLAVAKDTLAQTKRTLSFELKATKDSVWVQVFSDGVSWKNWLKPGQTKRCFARDSFNVHVGNNSCIEYTFNGKKFGIEAKDVAIFKLGRGMLLPEIWTLARWNTVFKNRT from the coding sequence ATGCCTGACGAACCCGGCGCAGCCGAACAGCAAAAACCAGAGCCGCAGCAGCCCGAGCTGGTGGGAGACCTGCTCCGTAAAGAGCGAATCGCCCGGCGCGTCGCGCTCGAGACCATTGCCAAGGACCTCAAGCTCGACGTGAAATACGTGCGGGCGCTTGAATCAAACGACTACAACAACCTGCCCTCCGCGCCCTACATCCGCGTGTACCTCCGTTCGGTGGCCAAATACCTCCAGCTCGATCCCGAGGCCATTCTTAAAAAATTCTATGAAGAGCGCGGCATCCACGATGAAAAATTCCGCAAGGGCAGCGACACGCAGATCGTGATCACCATGGTCGACAAAGGCAACAAAAGAGAAGTGAAGCCGTGGATGGTCATTCTTGCCGTGATTGTCGCGCTGGCCATCATCGTCGTTCTTGCAAAGAAAATGGGCACTGTTACCCCAGAGACACCGGCGCCCAAACCCGCCGCCGCCAAGCCGGACACGCAGCACGTTGCGCATGCCAAGCCACCCGCGCCAGACTCCAGCCTCGACAGCCTTATCGGAAGGCTCATTCCGCACGACACCGCCGCTGCAAAAGCGGCCGCTGCTGCGGACACCCAGAACAAACCGCTTGCCGTGGCAAAGGACACGCTCGCGCAGACCAAGCGCACCCTGAGCTTTGAACTGAAGGCGACCAAGGATTCAGTATGGGTGCAGGTCTTTTCCGACGGCGTTTCGTGGAAAAACTGGCTCAAACCGGGCCAGACCAAGCGGTGCTTTGCGCGCGACAGCTTCAACGTACACGTGGGGAACAACAGCTGTATCGAGTACACCTTTAACGGCAAGAAGTTCGGGATCGAGGCAAAAGACGTTGCCATTTTCAAGCTCGGCCGGGGCATGCTGCTGCCCGAAATCTGGACCCTGGCCAGATGGAATACCGTTTTTAAAAACCGCACTTAA
- a CDS encoding TatD family hydrolase, whose protein sequence is MPVWTDSHAHLYDCDTAALDALIASAKKNGVHRVLNAATSLAASRTVVSQCAGRPALLCGVGISPFDVKNNPNTWETQLADLAARPGVVAIGETGIDATNPSYPDLSLQIAFFEKHLSLAIRLGLPAIIHSRGCEQKALDICVSSGVTRAVFHCYTGDEDTMKKIIGAGYYISFSGIVTFTNSPLGSLVKTASLDFMLIETDSPYLAPVPYRGKTNQPAWVALVGKKVAEMRGMDEEELSGTLERNFGRLFLKNKTAPLPTIFL, encoded by the coding sequence ATGCCTGTTTGGACAGACTCCCACGCTCATCTTTACGATTGCGACACAGCTGCGCTCGACGCGCTGATTGCCTCGGCGAAAAAAAACGGCGTTCACCGCGTTCTTAACGCCGCAACGTCGCTTGCCGCAAGCCGCACCGTTGTTTCGCAATGCGCAGGCCGGCCCGCGCTTCTTTGCGGCGTGGGCATTTCGCCGTTTGACGTGAAAAACAATCCCAACACATGGGAAACGCAGCTTGCTGACCTGGCCGCAAGGCCCGGTGTTGTCGCTATAGGCGAGACCGGTATTGACGCGACAAATCCTTCTTATCCTGATCTTAGTCTTCAGATTGCGTTTTTTGAAAAACACCTTTCGCTTGCAATACGGCTCGGCCTTCCCGCCATCATCCATTCGCGCGGGTGCGAGCAAAAGGCGCTTGACATTTGCGTGTCTTCCGGAGTAACTCGTGCCGTTTTTCATTGCTACACCGGCGACGAGGACACGATGAAGAAAATTATTGGTGCGGGATATTATATCTCTTTTTCCGGCATCGTCACCTTTACCAATTCACCTCTTGGCTCTCTTGTTAAAACCGCATCGCTTGATTTCATGCTCATAGAAACAGATTCGCCGTATTTGGCGCCAGTGCCATATCGGGGAAAAACCAATCAGCCCGCGTGGGTGGCGCTGGTGGGAAAAAAGGTGGCGGAAATGAGAGGGATGGATGAGGAGGAACTTTCAGGTACGCTGGAAAGAAATTTTGGCAGATTGTTCTTAAAGAATAAAACAGCCCCGCTGCCAACGATATTTTTATGA
- a CDS encoding carboxymuconolactone decarboxylase family protein has product MPPNPLSVIYKLDPDLQSHVEAVNKFVYSDGALPKKYKLIMALAFDAAHGAVPGVRSLASSALQAGATKEEIVEAVRVAYLLTGVPALFTASQGLAEMAEEK; this is encoded by the coding sequence ATGCCACCCAATCCATTGTCCGTCATTTACAAACTCGACCCGGACCTTCAGTCCCACGTTGAGGCCGTAAACAAATTCGTCTATTCCGACGGAGCATTGCCGAAAAAGTACAAGCTCATCATGGCGCTCGCGTTCGATGCCGCACACGGCGCGGTGCCGGGCGTGCGCTCGCTCGCGTCCTCGGCCCTACAGGCCGGCGCGACCAAGGAGGAGATCGTCGAGGCCGTGCGCGTCGCGTACCTGCTCACCGGCGTGCCCGCGCTGTTCACCGCGTCGCAGGGATTGGCGGAGATGGCAGAAGAGAAATAA
- a CDS encoding MBL fold metallo-hydrolase, producing the protein MKFIFSCILLIILNEYAFPNLQKIHRISILGSNVFILESDSSLVMIDAGYAGHEKSILDTIVTLKKPLKLIFITHGHFDHYGCAKAVHDKTGAPIGVHRLDEKYLCEGRTPIDKVNFAGFFGRLLLPLAEMIWRPPRQCPDIVFNDNDSLDRFGLRAKIVHTPGHTPGSCSVIVQDSIAFVGDLLTNSPKFDKQRFYGTDWRQIDSSLVKLCRYKFSMVYIGHKSKTTDKAELLRLIKEK; encoded by the coding sequence ATGAAATTCATCTTCTCCTGCATTCTTCTCATTATACTTAATGAATATGCATTTCCCAACCTTCAAAAAATCCACCGCATCAGCATTCTCGGCTCAAACGTTTTCATTCTTGAATCAGATTCCTCGCTCGTTATGATCGACGCGGGATATGCGGGGCACGAGAAATCCATTCTTGACACAATAGTAACGCTGAAGAAACCGTTAAAGCTGATATTCATCACCCATGGCCATTTCGACCATTACGGGTGCGCAAAGGCGGTGCATGATAAAACCGGCGCGCCGATCGGTGTGCACCGCCTGGATGAGAAGTATCTGTGCGAGGGCAGAACGCCGATTGACAAGGTAAACTTCGCGGGCTTTTTCGGAAGGCTCTTGCTTCCCCTGGCAGAAATGATTTGGAGACCGCCCAGGCAATGCCCGGACATCGTTTTCAACGACAACGACTCGCTTGACCGGTTCGGGCTACGCGCGAAAATCGTTCACACGCCGGGCCATACTCCTGGCTCGTGCTCCGTCATCGTTCAAGACAGCATCGCCTTTGTGGGGGACCTGCTCACCAATTCCCCGAAATTCGACAAGCAACGATTTTACGGCACCGATTGGAGGCAGATAGATTCTAGTTTGGTAAAACTCTGCCGGTATAAATTCAGCATGGTGTATATCGGACATAAAAGCAAGACAACTGACAAAGCGGAATTGTTGAGACTGATAAAGGAGAAATAA
- the hisC gene encoding histidinol-phosphate transaminase — protein MDLNDSLSLINERIRTLKRYHLEPEETDIKLNQNENPYDVPDDLKKEIAAFCLKRPINRYPNFVPDGLKAKLSKFSGVPADGIIVGNGSNEMLLVLLLSLTRQDGDVILCQPTFTLYRLLATGIGAVERTVMLKNDLTFDVKKICEAAEKFPRSLMILCSPNNPTGCTLSEPDIKNVLAAHTGFLVLDQAYVEFGGFSAIPLLKSNPNLIVTRTFSKAFSGAGLRLGYMLGAPGVIQEINKIKLPYNINFFSEHVAGVLLDNAEALKPRVQELSARRDSLFAFLKTMPFDAVYPSAANFIQFRTKRKDELFSFLKKKSILIRDISQYPLCENCLRVNVGSNDETLAFQNAVKEFFKPDAA, from the coding sequence ATGGACCTGAACGATTCTCTCTCCCTTATCAACGAGCGCATCCGCACGCTCAAGCGGTATCATCTTGAGCCCGAAGAGACGGACATCAAGCTCAACCAGAATGAAAACCCGTACGACGTTCCTGACGACCTCAAGAAGGAGATCGCCGCATTCTGCCTCAAGCGGCCCATCAACCGGTACCCGAACTTCGTGCCGGACGGGCTCAAGGCAAAGCTGTCGAAATTCTCGGGTGTGCCGGCGGACGGCATCATCGTGGGCAACGGCTCAAACGAGATGCTGCTCGTGCTGCTTTTGTCGCTGACGCGGCAGGACGGCGACGTGATATTGTGCCAGCCCACGTTCACCCTGTACCGGCTTCTCGCAACCGGCATCGGCGCTGTCGAGCGCACCGTCATGCTCAAAAACGACCTGACCTTTGACGTGAAGAAAATCTGCGAAGCAGCGGAAAAGTTCCCGCGCTCGCTCATGATCCTGTGCTCGCCCAATAATCCCACCGGGTGTACGCTGAGCGAACCTGACATTAAAAACGTTCTTGCGGCGCACACCGGTTTTCTGGTGCTCGACCAGGCATACGTGGAATTCGGCGGCTTCAGCGCGATCCCGCTTTTGAAAAGCAACCCGAACCTCATCGTAACGCGGACCTTTTCCAAGGCGTTTTCGGGCGCGGGGCTGCGCTTGGGCTATATGCTGGGCGCGCCCGGCGTGATCCAGGAGATAAACAAGATAAAGCTCCCGTACAATATCAACTTTTTCTCCGAGCATGTTGCCGGGGTGCTTCTTGACAACGCGGAAGCGCTCAAGCCGCGGGTGCAGGAGCTTTCGGCGCGCAGGGATTCGCTGTTTGCGTTCCTGAAAACCATGCCGTTTGACGCGGTGTATCCGAGCGCGGCGAATTTCATACAGTTCAGAACCAAGCGCAAAGACGAGCTGTTTTCGTTCCTGAAGAAAAAAAGCATCCTTATCCGCGACATATCGCAGTATCCCCTGTGCGAGAACTGCCTGCGGGTCAACGTGGGCTCAAACGACGAGACGCTGGCGTTTCAGAACGCAGTAAAGGAGTTTTTCAAGCCCGACGCCGCGTAA
- the hisB gene encoding imidazoleglycerol-phosphate dehydratase HisB: MLRKAKITRKTKETDIGCELAVDGNGSASVKSGNSFFDHMLTLLAKHGLFTLTVRCKGDTDVDFHHSAEDIGICLGQALHQALGNHAGITRFGTAYVPMDESLARVCIDISGRPNLVYNVRLTTSHVNDFECDLAQDFFKAFTDHGRITMHVDLLRGRNSHHSLEAVFKAFSRALAQACAINPKAAKAIPSSKGIL, from the coding sequence ATGCTGCGAAAAGCAAAAATAACGAGAAAGACCAAGGAAACGGACATCGGCTGCGAGCTCGCCGTTGACGGCAACGGATCCGCATCAGTCAAGAGCGGGAACTCGTTTTTCGACCACATGCTCACGCTGCTGGCCAAGCACGGCCTGTTCACCCTCACCGTGCGCTGCAAGGGCGACACCGACGTTGACTTCCACCACAGCGCCGAGGACATCGGCATTTGCCTGGGCCAGGCGCTGCACCAGGCGCTGGGAAACCACGCGGGCATCACGCGCTTCGGCACGGCCTACGTGCCCATGGACGAGTCGCTCGCCCGCGTGTGCATCGACATCAGCGGAAGGCCGAACCTTGTTTACAACGTGCGGCTCACCACCTCGCACGTCAACGACTTCGAATGCGACCTGGCGCAGGACTTTTTCAAGGCCTTCACCGACCACGGCCGCATCACCATGCACGTCGACCTGTTGCGCGGCAGGAACAGCCATCATTCGCTCGAGGCCGTCTTCAAGGCGTTTTCCCGAGCGCTCGCGCAGGCCTGCGCCATAAACCCGAAGGCTGCGAAGGCCATTCCGTCGTCAAAGGGTATTTTATAG
- a CDS encoding SPOR domain-containing protein: MHGKTLLGLATAIALTLFLCFSIAGCAKKKPAEAKMPQTTQLSKQIPGADTSDVFKEFYSEDTAKKKAAAAPKKSAKQETFSTASAAEFSENGRYTVQVSCVKSQSFANSMVSKLKDKGYPAYVAEVQNPTPNLSGTFYRVRIGGFDKVANAKSFGENTLIANGYEYWVDKKSNDNVGMEGYGLGSGSAGSSAAGSYNAASPPTQPSTQPSSSFGSSSSTESSFGSSTSSGTSGSSSFGSSSPGTTGSSSFESSPSSGTGTTGSSSFGSSSSSFESSGSSSTTPSSSGTTSGSSTSSGFGSSGSSTSSTPSSSSSSTPSSSGSSFGSTPSSSGTGATGGAKDTSGGW, encoded by the coding sequence ATGCACGGAAAAACACTCCTGGGACTTGCAACCGCCATCGCTCTCACGCTGTTCCTATGTTTTTCGATTGCAGGGTGCGCGAAAAAGAAACCGGCGGAGGCCAAGATGCCCCAGACGACGCAGCTCTCCAAGCAAATACCGGGCGCCGACACCTCCGACGTGTTCAAGGAATTTTATTCCGAGGACACGGCGAAAAAGAAGGCCGCGGCCGCACCAAAGAAATCCGCAAAACAGGAAACGTTCTCCACGGCTTCCGCCGCGGAATTTTCCGAGAACGGCCGCTACACGGTGCAGGTGTCCTGCGTCAAGTCGCAGTCGTTTGCCAATTCGATGGTTTCAAAACTGAAGGACAAGGGATATCCGGCCTACGTGGCTGAGGTCCAGAACCCGACGCCGAACCTGAGCGGCACCTTTTACCGCGTGCGCATCGGCGGATTTGACAAGGTGGCAAATGCAAAATCGTTCGGCGAAAACACCCTGATCGCCAACGGCTACGAATACTGGGTCGACAAGAAATCAAACGACAACGTGGGCATGGAAGGCTACGGGCTCGGCTCGGGAAGCGCGGGCAGCAGCGCGGCGGGCAGCTACAACGCCGCCAGTCCCCCAACGCAGCCCTCGACACAACCCTCCTCGAGTTTCGGATCGTCAAGCTCAACGGAAAGCTCGTTCGGCTCCTCTACGTCTTCGGGCACATCGGGGTCGAGCTCGTTCGGGAGCTCGTCGCCGGGCACCACAGGCTCGAGTTCATTCGAGAGCTCGCCGTCGTCGGGCACGGGCACAACGGGCTCGAGCTCCTTCGGAAGCTCCTCGTCGTCGTTCGAAAGCAGCGGATCCTCGTCAACCACGCCGTCGTCATCGGGCACCACGAGCGGCTCCTCGACCTCGAGCGGATTCGGAAGTTCCGGTTCGTCAACTTCCTCTACGCCGTCGTCCTCTTCTTCCTCGACGCCGTCATCGTCGGGAAGCTCGTTCGGCTCGACCCCCTCGAGCAGCGGCACCGGCGCCACGGGCGGCGCAAAGGACACGTCGGGCGGCTGGTAA
- the rimO gene encoding 30S ribosomal protein S12 methylthiotransferase RimO, with protein sequence MPTVALHNLGCSKNQIDGERMLGALVKAGFSATDDFSKADVIIVNTCAFIREAIQEAIDAILDMARYKKTAACKTLAVAGCFSERFRNEARNRLPEVDVWLGVHDWAARLKKMFHTGSASTAGRILFPPIATQYLKIAEGCSRRCSFCVIPAVRGPHKSRPEREIITEAQWLYSEGVRECILVSQDTSNYGKDSGGSLVHLLEHLLAKTKFPWIRLMYLHPQCVGEGLLHLVAQEKRLLPYFDIPLQHICDEILASMKRRPLSKGIYRLLDRIRAMVPDAAIRTTLIAGYPGETNRHFDELLAFVEKARFEHLGVFPYSPEKGTAAFRMRKRPPADTANRRCEQIMALQREINAARCASLKGKTIDVIVDGPAQDNRHATGAQEGRTKWDAPEVDDTVIIPGGGAPAGAIVPMTVFSSGDYELFARLASR encoded by the coding sequence GTGCCCACAGTCGCCCTTCACAATCTCGGCTGCAGCAAGAACCAGATCGACGGCGAGCGGATGCTCGGCGCGCTCGTCAAGGCCGGGTTTTCCGCAACCGATGATTTTTCCAAGGCCGACGTCATCATCGTCAACACCTGCGCGTTTATCCGGGAAGCGATACAGGAAGCGATCGACGCCATCCTTGACATGGCGCGCTATAAAAAAACAGCGGCATGCAAAACGCTCGCGGTCGCGGGCTGTTTTTCCGAGCGTTTCAGAAACGAGGCGCGCAACCGCCTTCCGGAGGTGGATGTCTGGCTCGGTGTGCACGACTGGGCCGCGCGGCTTAAAAAGATGTTTCACACCGGCAGTGCTTCAACCGCCGGCCGCATTCTGTTTCCGCCCATTGCCACGCAATACCTGAAAATCGCCGAAGGATGCTCCCGGCGCTGCAGCTTCTGCGTGATCCCCGCGGTCCGCGGTCCGCACAAAAGCCGGCCGGAAAGGGAAATCATCACTGAGGCGCAGTGGCTCTATTCCGAGGGCGTCCGGGAATGCATTCTTGTTTCGCAAGACACTTCAAACTATGGAAAAGACAGCGGCGGCTCGCTTGTACACTTGCTCGAACACCTCCTCGCGAAAACGAAATTCCCCTGGATACGGCTCATGTACCTGCATCCGCAATGCGTGGGTGAAGGCTTGCTGCACCTTGTCGCACAGGAAAAGCGGCTGCTCCCCTATTTCGACATTCCGTTGCAGCACATCTGCGACGAAATCCTGGCTTCCATGAAGCGGCGGCCGCTTTCAAAAGGCATATACCGGCTTCTCGACCGCATCCGGGCCATGGTGCCTGACGCCGCGATACGCACCACGCTCATCGCGGGATATCCGGGCGAGACAAACCGGCATTTTGATGAACTGCTTGCGTTTGTGGAAAAAGCGCGTTTCGAGCACCTCGGCGTTTTCCCCTATTCGCCGGAAAAAGGCACGGCCGCTTTCCGGATGCGAAAACGGCCGCCGGCCGATACGGCCAACCGGCGCTGCGAACAGATCATGGCGCTGCAGCGCGAGATCAACGCCGCACGCTGCGCGTCACTCAAGGGCAAAACCATTGACGTCATTGTTGACGGACCGGCGCAGGACAACAGGCATGCTACCGGCGCGCAGGAGGGAAGAACAAAATGGGACGCGCCCGAGGTTGACGACACGGTGATCATTCCCGGCGGCGGCGCTCCAGCCGGTGCCATTGTGCCTATGACCGTTTTTTCTTCCGGCGATTACGAGCTTTTTGCGCGGCTTGCGTCGCGTTGA